One genomic region from Zalophus californianus isolate mZalCal1 chromosome 2, mZalCal1.pri.v2, whole genome shotgun sequence encodes:
- the MMAA gene encoding methylmalonic aciduria type A protein, mitochondrial isoform X1 translates to MNIPMLLQHSHQRFLKDLLRTPFRRYHFIFHSSTHLGSGIPCARPFNSLGLHCTKWMLLSNGLKRKLCVQTTLKEHTEELSDKEQRFVDKLYTGLIQGHRACLAEAITLIESTHKRKKELAQVLLQKVLVYHREQEQINKGKPLAFRVGLSGPPGAGKSTFIEYFGKMLTERGHKLSVLAVDPSSCTSGGSLLGDKTRMTELSRDMNAYIRPSPTSGTLGGVTRTTNEAILLCEGGGYDIILIETVGVGQSEFAVADMVDMFVLLLPPAGGDELQGIKRGIIEMADLVAITKSDGDLVVPARRIQAEYVSALKLLRKRSEVWRSKVIRISARSGEGITEMWDKMREFQDLMLASGELMAKRQRQQKVWMWNLIQESVLEHFRTHPTVQEQIPVLEEKVLSGALSPGLAADVLLKTFKSRG, encoded by the exons ATGAATATTCCCATGCTACTGCAACATTCTCACCAGCGTTTCCTAAAAGACCTTTTAAGAACACCTTTCCGTCGTTACCACTTCATCTTTCACTCAAGTACTCATCTCGGATCAGGAATCCCTTGTGCTCGGCCATTTAATTCTCTTGGACTCCATTGTACAAAATGGATGTTGTTGTCAAAtggtttaaagagaaaattatgtgTACAAACAACCTTAAAGGAACACACAGAAGAACTTTCTGATAAAGAACAAAGATTTGTGGATAAACTTTATACTGGTTTAATCCAAGGGCACAGGGCCTGCTTAGCAGAGGCCATAACTCTTATAGAATCAACacacaagaggaaaaaagagtTAGCCCAGGTGCTTCTTCAAAAAGTATTAGTCTACCACAGAgaacaagaacaaataaataaaggaaaaccaCTAGCATTTCGAGtgg GATTATCTGGGCCCCCTGGTGCTGGAAAATCAACCTTTATAGAGTATTTTGGAAAAATGCTTACTGAGAGAGGGCACAAATTATCTGTGCTAGCTGTGGACCCTTCTTCTTGTACTAGTGGTG GATCACTCTTAGGTGATAAAACCCGAATGACGGAGTTATCAAGAGATATGAATGCATACATCAGGCCATCTCCTACCAGCGGTACTTTAGGAGGTGTGACAAGGACCACAAATGAAGCTATTCTGTTGTGTGAAGGAGGGGGATATGACATCATTCTTATTGAAACCGTAG GTGTGGGCCAGTCGGAGTTTGCCGTTGCGGATATGGTTGACATGTTTGTTTTACTACTGCCACCAGCAGGAGGAGATGAATTGCAG GGTATCAAAAGAGGTATCATTGAGATGGCAGACCTGGTGGCTATAACGAAATCTGACGGAGACTTGGTTGTGCCTGCTCGAAGGATACAGGCTGAGTATGTGAGTGCACTGAAGTTACTCCGCAAACGCTCAGAAGTCTGGAGATCAAAG GTAATTCGTATCTCCGCCAGAAGTGGAGAGGGCATCACTGAAATGTGGGATAAGATGAGAGAGTTCCAGGACCTCATGCTCGCCAGTGGGGAGCTGATGGCCAAGCGGCAGAGGCAGCAGAAAGTTTGGATGTGGAATCTCATTCAGGAAAGCGTGTTAGAACATTTCAGGACCCATCCCACTGTCCAGGAACAGATTCCTGTTCTGGAAGAAAAGGTTCTCAGTGGGGCCCTGTCCCCAGGACTAGCAGCAGATGTGTtgttgaaaacttttaaaagcagAGGCTAA
- the MMAA gene encoding methylmalonic aciduria type A protein, mitochondrial isoform X2: MIKGKKDILIRRNIVDNGQRLSGPPGAGKSTFIEYFGKMLTERGHKLSVLAVDPSSCTSGGSLLGDKTRMTELSRDMNAYIRPSPTSGTLGGVTRTTNEAILLCEGGGYDIILIETVGVGQSEFAVADMVDMFVLLLPPAGGDELQGIKRGIIEMADLVAITKSDGDLVVPARRIQAEYVSALKLLRKRSEVWRSKVIRISARSGEGITEMWDKMREFQDLMLASGELMAKRQRQQKVWMWNLIQESVLEHFRTHPTVQEQIPVLEEKVLSGALSPGLAADVLLKTFKSRG, from the exons ATGATTAAAGGAAAGAAGGACATTCTAATCAGAAGGAACATTGTGGACAATGGCCAAA GATTATCTGGGCCCCCTGGTGCTGGAAAATCAACCTTTATAGAGTATTTTGGAAAAATGCTTACTGAGAGAGGGCACAAATTATCTGTGCTAGCTGTGGACCCTTCTTCTTGTACTAGTGGTG GATCACTCTTAGGTGATAAAACCCGAATGACGGAGTTATCAAGAGATATGAATGCATACATCAGGCCATCTCCTACCAGCGGTACTTTAGGAGGTGTGACAAGGACCACAAATGAAGCTATTCTGTTGTGTGAAGGAGGGGGATATGACATCATTCTTATTGAAACCGTAG GTGTGGGCCAGTCGGAGTTTGCCGTTGCGGATATGGTTGACATGTTTGTTTTACTACTGCCACCAGCAGGAGGAGATGAATTGCAG GGTATCAAAAGAGGTATCATTGAGATGGCAGACCTGGTGGCTATAACGAAATCTGACGGAGACTTGGTTGTGCCTGCTCGAAGGATACAGGCTGAGTATGTGAGTGCACTGAAGTTACTCCGCAAACGCTCAGAAGTCTGGAGATCAAAG GTAATTCGTATCTCCGCCAGAAGTGGAGAGGGCATCACTGAAATGTGGGATAAGATGAGAGAGTTCCAGGACCTCATGCTCGCCAGTGGGGAGCTGATGGCCAAGCGGCAGAGGCAGCAGAAAGTTTGGATGTGGAATCTCATTCAGGAAAGCGTGTTAGAACATTTCAGGACCCATCCCACTGTCCAGGAACAGATTCCTGTTCTGGAAGAAAAGGTTCTCAGTGGGGCCCTGTCCCCAGGACTAGCAGCAGATGTGTtgttgaaaacttttaaaagcagAGGCTAA